A genome region from Sphingobacteriaceae bacterium GW460-11-11-14-LB5 includes the following:
- a CDS encoding long-chain fatty acid transporter, with protein sequence MRKILLSALLSAPLWVLGQGFQVNLQGQKQIGMAGAGSALALDEASVFYNPGAVTFLEKNSVSAGVNPLLFKSAFKQAGSNVTEDVKNKIAPPFEFYAVWGPKSNKWKVGLGVYTPFGGLVDWGDNWSGKYALTSLNLKAIYFQPTLSIKITDRIGIGAGFVYNHGDVNLQRAIPVNFPDGRSGKATLDGTGTGYGWNAGLYIKTLSNISFALVHKSKVITKLDGGSAEFEVPKSLEGSFPAGNTFNAELPLPATTSLGVGIPLSKSTVLAFDASWVQWHIYQDLSFDYATNTPALVDTKSARNYRDGSSFKLGINHQASEKLALRAGVGYAFSPVQDGYVTPEAPDADRYILSAGLGYTPTRHFEVNASFFFEDVKSRKQKNIETGLDGTFKTLVYAPGISLTYKW encoded by the coding sequence ATGAGAAAAATTTTATTGAGCGCATTACTTTCTGCCCCACTTTGGGTTTTGGGGCAGGGTTTCCAGGTTAATTTACAAGGACAGAAACAAATTGGTATGGCAGGTGCAGGTTCTGCATTGGCTTTAGATGAGGCTTCCGTATTTTACAATCCAGGTGCAGTAACTTTCTTAGAGAAAAACTCCGTTTCAGCAGGTGTAAACCCATTATTATTTAAGTCGGCTTTTAAACAAGCAGGTTCGAACGTTACAGAAGATGTGAAGAACAAAATTGCTCCACCTTTCGAATTTTATGCGGTTTGGGGTCCGAAATCGAATAAATGGAAGGTTGGCTTAGGTGTATATACACCTTTTGGCGGTTTGGTAGATTGGGGCGATAATTGGTCTGGTAAGTATGCTTTAACCTCACTAAATTTAAAAGCAATCTATTTTCAACCAACTTTAAGTATAAAAATTACCGATCGTATTGGTATAGGGGCAGGTTTCGTTTATAACCATGGCGATGTAAATCTTCAAAGGGCTATTCCTGTAAATTTTCCTGACGGTCGTTCGGGAAAAGCAACCTTAGATGGTACCGGAACAGGTTACGGATGGAACGCGGGTTTATACATTAAAACATTAAGCAACATCTCTTTTGCACTGGTACACAAATCGAAGGTCATTACAAAACTTGATGGTGGCTCAGCAGAATTTGAAGTTCCTAAGTCATTAGAAGGATCTTTCCCGGCTGGAAATACATTTAATGCCGAATTGCCTTTACCAGCAACAACCAGTTTAGGGGTAGGTATTCCCTTGTCAAAAAGCACCGTTTTAGCATTTGATGCAAGCTGGGTACAATGGCACATTTATCAGGATTTATCTTTTGATTATGCAACCAATACACCTGCGCTTGTTGATACAAAATCGGCACGCAATTATCGTGATGGTTCTTCGTTTAAATTAGGTATTAACCACCAGGCATCAGAGAAATTAGCATTAAGGGCAGGTGTTGGTTATGCCTTTTCTCCGGTACAGGATGGATACGTAACCCCCGAAGCGCCTGATGCCGACCGTTATATTTTAAGTGCTGGTTTAGGTTATACACCTACCCGCCATTTCGAAGTTAATGCATCGTTCTTTTTTGAAGATGTTAAATCGCGTAAACAAAAGAATATCGAAACGGGCCTGGATGGTACCTTTAAAACTTTGGTTTATGCACCAGGTATTTCGTTAACTTATAAATGGTAG
- a CDS encoding G-D-S-L family lipolytic protein produces the protein MKRYILNSFVAAIILFAAACKPEIETPAGSTAGQANFSKYIAVGNSLTSGFADGGLYLEGQKVAYPNLLAAKMATVGGGAFTSPFFSEEHLNGSSYISLTALVNGTPTLTPVVDKLAYRDAAKHLDKYNGEIQNLGIPGMRVDLAFDPTFSFSAANPYFERLLTDAQVGKTNYFQFIQGRNHTFFSLWLGNNDVLGYALNGAVTVSTDPTTALTDKVTFSSLYANFLNVLTVGGQKGIVGTIPDVTAIPYFNTVTVAALLNAAKAINPAAAAIYIQTGAGAVRPATAEDLIRLPFQSEGIFGKPNVAGIPYGLHPLNPIENKWVLDKDEVVKVKDYVNSYNSTIKSLATSKGLAIADTYTYFNQVKTGINVQGVGINAAFITGGAFSLDGIHLTPRGNAVIANVFIDAINAKYGSTIPTVDITQYRGVKFPDK, from the coding sequence ATGAAAAGATACATATTGAATAGTTTCGTTGCTGCTATCATCCTTTTTGCAGCAGCTTGTAAACCAGAAATAGAAACTCCTGCAGGATCAACCGCCGGACAAGCTAATTTTAGCAAATATATTGCAGTAGGTAATTCCTTAACCTCTGGCTTTGCCGATGGAGGTTTATATTTAGAAGGACAGAAAGTGGCCTATCCTAATTTATTGGCGGCCAAAATGGCTACTGTTGGTGGTGGTGCTTTCACTTCGCCGTTTTTTAGTGAAGAACATTTAAACGGCTCAAGTTATATTTCTTTAACCGCGTTGGTTAACGGAACACCAACCTTAACGCCGGTAGTTGATAAATTGGCTTATCGGGATGCAGCGAAGCATTTAGATAAATATAACGGTGAAATTCAAAACTTAGGTATACCGGGCATGCGTGTTGATCTGGCTTTCGATCCAACGTTTTCTTTCAGTGCTGCAAACCCTTATTTCGAACGTTTGTTAACCGATGCTCAGGTAGGTAAAACCAATTATTTTCAGTTTATTCAAGGCAGAAATCATACTTTTTTCTCCCTTTGGTTAGGAAATAATGATGTATTGGGTTATGCCTTAAACGGTGCGGTTACCGTATCTACCGACCCAACAACAGCTTTAACAGATAAGGTTACTTTTTCATCTTTATATGCTAACTTTTTAAATGTTTTAACCGTAGGTGGTCAAAAAGGTATAGTAGGTACTATTCCTGATGTAACGGCAATTCCTTATTTTAATACGGTTACCGTGGCAGCTTTGTTAAATGCCGCTAAGGCAATTAATCCAGCGGCAGCGGCAATTTACATCCAAACCGGAGCAGGCGCAGTAAGACCTGCAACTGCTGAAGATTTAATCCGTTTGCCATTCCAATCAGAAGGCATATTTGGAAAACCAAATGTTGCTGGTATTCCTTATGGATTACATCCCTTAAATCCAATCGAAAATAAATGGGTACTGGATAAAGATGAGGTAGTTAAAGTAAAAGATTATGTAAATAGCTACAACAGTACCATTAAATCTTTAGCTACAAGCAAAGGTTTGGCTATCGCTGATACCTATACTTATTTTAATCAGGTAAAAACGGGTATTAACGTTCAGGGTGTTGGTATTAATGCTGCATTTATTACGGGTGGTGCATTCTCTTTAGATGGTATTCACTTAACCCCACGTGGAAATGCAGTAATTGCGAATGTATTTATTGATGCCATTAATGCTAAATATGGTTCTACCATTCCAACGGTTGATATTACACAGTATAGAGGTGTAAAGTTCCCGGATAAATAA
- a CDS encoding tRNA (adenosine(37)-N6)-dimethylallyltransferase MiaA, with product MLHPKTLISIVGPTAIGKTALAIQLAQHFGTEIISADSRQFFKEMEIGTAKPDITELAAAKHHFINSHSVSQLFSTGDFEVEGLKTIDQIFKDHNLAIMVGGSGLYVNALINGLDEMPDIDLAIRERLNKQFEEEGLSSIQNQLAKLDPEYFAKVDQQNPQRMIRGLEVFLSTGQKLSSMLSATKKERPFNIIKIGLNTDRAVLYDRINRRVDKMIADGLVDEVKSLIPFKKYNALNTVGYSELFDYLDGLSSLDDAITAIKQNTRRFAKRQLTWFRRDEEINWFEPNQSAEIINLIEDKITAK from the coding sequence ATGCTTCACCCAAAAACCTTAATATCCATTGTTGGCCCTACTGCAATTGGCAAAACAGCCCTGGCTATTCAACTGGCTCAACATTTTGGCACAGAAATTATTTCTGCCGATTCCCGCCAGTTTTTTAAGGAAATGGAAATCGGAACGGCAAAACCAGATATTACCGAATTAGCAGCAGCAAAACATCATTTTATTAATTCACATTCGGTTTCACAACTGTTCAGCACAGGCGATTTTGAAGTAGAAGGTTTAAAAACGATCGATCAAATTTTTAAAGACCACAACCTGGCCATTATGGTTGGCGGTTCGGGTCTATATGTAAATGCCTTAATTAATGGTTTGGATGAGATGCCAGATATTGATTTAGCGATACGTGAAAGACTGAATAAACAATTTGAAGAAGAAGGATTATCCAGTATCCAAAACCAGCTGGCCAAATTAGATCCCGAATACTTCGCAAAGGTAGATCAACAGAATCCGCAGAGAATGATCAGGGGTTTGGAGGTATTTTTATCAACAGGTCAAAAACTTTCATCAATGCTTTCGGCTACAAAAAAAGAAAGACCGTTTAATATCATCAAAATCGGGTTAAATACCGATCGTGCTGTTCTATATGACCGAATTAACCGCAGGGTTGATAAAATGATTGCGGATGGTTTAGTAGATGAAGTAAAATCGCTAATACCTTTTAAAAAATACAATGCCTTAAACACCGTAGGTTATAGTGAACTTTTCGATTACCTGGATGGGCTATCAAGCCTGGATGATGCAATAACTGCGATCAAACAAAATACACGTCGCTTTGCTAAACGTCAACTGACCTGGTTTAGAAGGGATGAAGAAATCAATTGGTTTGAGCCCAATCAAAGCGCAGAAATTATAAACCTTATAGAAGATAAAATAACGGCGAAATAA
- a CDS encoding tRNA nucleotidyltransferase, which yields MQSELNEGNSKSPSGDLGGHLQNPIFKTLSSIADKHNTEAYVIGGFVRDLFLDRPSKDIDVVVVGSGITYAEAVGRKLNTKVAVFKNFGTANIKYQDLEVEFVGARKESYRSDSRKPIVEDGSLEDDQLRRDFTINALAINLNADHFGELLDPFDGIKDLENKLIRTPLDPEITFSDDPLRMMRAIRFASQLNFNIDPAALNAIKTQKQRISIVSKERITDEMNKIILSKKPSVGFKHLFDTGLLQLIFPQMAQLYGVEIIKGKGHKDNFYHTLEVLDNICADTDDLWLRWAAILHDIAKPATKRFEEGHGWTFHGHEDRGARMVPKIFAQLKLPLNEKMKYVQKLVQLHLRPIVLAQETVTDSAVRRLLFDAGEEIESLMLLCNADVTTKNEYKKTKYRNNFELVKQKLKDVEERDKIRNWQPPISGNDIMETFGLDAGKEVGLIKNAIREAILEGEITNDYQEAFNFMLNQAKQMGLNPVNK from the coding sequence ATGCAGTCTGAATTAAATGAAGGGAACTCCAAGTCCCCTTCAGGGGATTTAGGGGGTCACCTACAAAACCCCATATTTAAAACCTTATCCTCAATAGCCGATAAGCACAATACCGAAGCTTATGTTATTGGAGGCTTTGTTCGTGATTTATTTTTAGATCGCCCTTCAAAAGATATTGATGTGGTGGTTGTGGGTAGTGGAATAACCTATGCAGAAGCGGTAGGCCGGAAACTGAACACTAAAGTTGCTGTTTTTAAAAATTTTGGCACTGCAAATATTAAATATCAGGATTTAGAAGTCGAATTTGTAGGCGCACGGAAAGAATCATACCGTTCCGATTCGCGTAAGCCAATTGTTGAAGATGGCAGCTTAGAAGATGACCAGTTGCGCAGGGATTTCACCATTAATGCTTTAGCCATTAATTTAAATGCTGATCATTTTGGCGAACTGTTAGATCCTTTCGACGGGATCAAAGATTTAGAAAATAAGCTCATCCGTACCCCGCTGGATCCTGAAATTACTTTTTCTGATGATCCGCTGCGTATGATGAGGGCAATCCGCTTTGCTTCACAGCTTAATTTCAACATCGATCCGGCTGCTCTAAATGCCATTAAAACGCAAAAACAGCGCATCAGTATCGTTTCAAAAGAGCGGATTACCGATGAGATGAATAAAATCATCCTCTCTAAAAAACCTTCAGTGGGTTTTAAGCACCTTTTTGATACCGGCTTGTTGCAGCTCATTTTCCCTCAAATGGCACAGCTTTATGGTGTAGAGATTATTAAAGGAAAAGGACATAAAGATAATTTTTACCACACACTGGAAGTACTGGATAACATCTGTGCAGACACCGATGACTTATGGTTGCGCTGGGCCGCTATTTTACACGATATTGCCAAACCTGCTACCAAACGTTTTGAAGAAGGCCACGGCTGGACTTTCCACGGTCATGAAGATAGAGGAGCCAGAATGGTTCCGAAAATATTTGCACAGCTCAAACTGCCTTTAAATGAGAAGATGAAATATGTGCAAAAATTGGTGCAGCTTCATTTACGGCCGATTGTCCTGGCGCAGGAAACGGTAACAGATTCTGCCGTAAGGCGATTACTTTTTGATGCCGGGGAAGAAATTGAAAGTTTGATGTTGCTTTGCAATGCCGATGTAACCACTAAAAACGAATACAAAAAAACGAAATACAGAAACAATTTTGAGCTGGTTAAACAAAAGCTTAAGGATGTAGAAGAACGTGATAAAATTAGAAACTGGCAGCCCCCTATTTCAGGAAATGATATCATGGAAACTTTCGGTCTTGACGCCGGGAAAGAAGTTGGCCTGATTAAAAATGCAATCCGCGAAGCCATTTTGGAGGGCGAGATTACAAACGACTATCAGGAAGCATTTAATTTTATGCTAAATCAGGCAAAACAAATGGGATTAAATCCTGTTAATAAATAA
- a CDS encoding threonylcarbamoyl-AMP synthase, whose amino-acid sequence MLRDEINKAFEVLKSGGVILYPTDTIWGLGCDASNPEAVDKLLKIKNRPAEKSLIVLLDVDSKLQSYVAEIPDVAYDLIEYAENPLTIIFSGAKNLAPNVINADGSVGIRIVKHDFCTPLIQRFRKPIVSTSANLSGQPSPKFFDDIDAEIIDAVDYVVDFEQENRTSRKPSTIMKLSPGGQFEFIRK is encoded by the coding sequence ATGTTAAGAGACGAGATTAATAAAGCTTTTGAAGTATTAAAATCAGGAGGCGTTATTCTATATCCAACGGATACCATTTGGGGATTAGGCTGCGATGCAAGCAATCCCGAGGCAGTAGATAAATTACTGAAGATCAAAAACCGCCCTGCTGAAAAGAGTTTAATCGTATTATTGGATGTAGACAGCAAACTGCAAAGTTATGTAGCCGAAATTCCTGATGTGGCTTATGATTTAATCGAATATGCAGAAAATCCCTTAACCATTATTTTCTCAGGGGCAAAAAACTTAGCGCCAAACGTAATCAATGCGGATGGAAGCGTAGGAATCAGAATTGTTAAACACGATTTTTGTACACCATTAATTCAACGCTTCAGAAAACCCATTGTTTCTACTTCTGCAAATTTAAGCGGACAGCCTTCGCCAAAATTCTTTGACGATATCGATGCTGAAATTATCGATGCTGTTGATTATGTAGTTGATTTCGAACAAGAAAACCGAACCAGCAGAAAGCCTTCAACCATTATGAAACTTTCTCCAGGCGGACAATTTGAGTTTATTAGGAAGTAA